From Candidatus Eisenbacteria bacterium, a single genomic window includes:
- a CDS encoding TolC family protein, whose protein sequence is MGYKMRFNTPFTVISSGRPSSVAGLRCNMIFNNLLVAIGSVLMAFSAAAAPSASMSVSASASTSCSASVPGLSSGQTSIPDSLTLEQAVSLTMSTHPALAQAREGVAAAEARVRSSRSSSYPDLSLYGAYTRIGPVSTMELPYQEPIKLAPENNYDVHLGLRETLYDFGRNTTSVKLAQSGRQVASDYVEQVKSNLAYRTIAAFNSILILRRSVAVLDEELEALDQHLDVSRSKVRAGTATDFDVLTTQVRIAAVRNERIDAANTLESQEILLRQLTGLPPDQPVRLKGDFDRVTLSLASDSLSRAALQQRPEMITSRDAENSASLQVRLSSLGDKPSLALSLTSGFKNGYFAELNTAKANFSAGAQLQFPIFNGNRTRHQRNEAEANLRSTRARTEDLERQIIADVQQATAGAKAGLEKIDNAEVQVRQSEEAVSMAKIKYEAGVVTNLDLLDTQTTLTQARLNYLRALYNYTVSLVAVDRATGKKVW, encoded by the coding sequence ATGGGGTACAAAATGAGATTCAATACTCCTTTCACTGTGATCTCCTCCGGCCGTCCTTCGAGCGTGGCTGGGCTTCGGTGTAACATGATCTTCAACAATCTTCTCGTTGCGATCGGTTCTGTGCTAATGGCTTTTTCCGCTGCTGCTGCTCCTTCGGCTTCCATGTCGGTGTCGGCTTCGGCGTCGACTTCTTGCTCGGCGTCCGTGCCCGGGCTGTCTTCGGGGCAGACGTCGATTCCAGATTCTCTTACACTGGAACAAGCCGTCAGTCTGACGATGTCGACTCACCCCGCCCTCGCACAGGCGCGGGAGGGAGTCGCCGCGGCCGAAGCACGGGTCAGATCGAGCCGCAGCTCAAGTTATCCGGACCTATCGCTCTACGGGGCCTACACTCGCATCGGCCCGGTGTCCACGATGGAACTCCCTTATCAGGAGCCCATTAAACTGGCTCCCGAAAACAATTACGACGTTCATTTGGGACTTCGAGAGACTCTCTACGACTTCGGCAGGAACACGACGTCCGTCAAACTGGCTCAGTCCGGACGGCAGGTCGCCAGTGATTACGTTGAACAGGTCAAATCCAATCTCGCATACAGGACTATTGCCGCGTTCAACTCAATCCTTATTTTGAGACGAAGCGTTGCCGTCTTGGACGAGGAGCTTGAGGCCCTCGATCAACATCTCGATGTCAGCAGAAGCAAAGTCAGAGCCGGCACTGCCACGGACTTCGACGTGCTGACCACCCAGGTAAGGATCGCCGCGGTCAGAAACGAAAGAATCGACGCGGCCAATACTCTCGAGAGTCAAGAGATACTGCTCAGACAATTGACTGGTCTGCCTCCCGACCAACCGGTGCGACTGAAAGGCGATTTCGACCGCGTCACTTTGTCGTTGGCTTCGGATTCCCTCTCGCGAGCGGCTTTGCAGCAACGACCGGAGATGATCACGTCGAGGGACGCAGAGAACAGCGCTTCTCTGCAGGTCCGCCTCTCCTCTCTCGGCGACAAACCGTCGCTTGCGTTGAGCCTCACATCCGGTTTCAAGAACGGCTATTTCGCCGAACTGAACACGGCAAAGGCTAATTTCTCGGCGGGCGCACAACTACAGTTCCCGATATTCAACGGCAATCGAACTCGACATCAGAGGAACGAAGCTGAGGCGAATCTTCGTTCGACCAGAGCGCGCACGGAGGATCTCGAGCGGCAGATCATAGCCGACGTGCAGCAGGCAACGGCCGGCGCAAAGGCCGGCCTCGAGAAAATCGATAACGCAGAGGTGCAGGTCAGGCAGTCCGAGGAAGCGGTCTCCATGGCCAAGATCAAGTATGAAGCCGGAGTAGTCACCAATCTTGACCTGCTCGATACCCAGACCACGCTCACGCAGGCAAGGCTGAATTACCTCCGTGCGCTGTACAACTACACGGTAAGTCTCGTCGCGGTCGACAGGGCTACTGGAAAGAAAGTCTGGTAG
- a CDS encoding DHA2 family efflux MFS transporter permease subunit: MRIAAWSQFRKRLLEEYPYLRPDNPTYRWLVLAGVMIATFMAVLDATIVNVALSNLMSTFGVSVDKVEWVLTAYLLVFGVMLPSSGWLADHLGYKLVLILGLSLFTLGSFLCSIAWSLNALIAFRVVQGAGAGVLMPVGMAIVTREFPPEKRGIALGFWSIAASASVSLGPTVGGYLIDHFSWHTIFDVNIPIGIFGLIALLVILREFKSETSRSFDLVGFISLSTFLTALLLALANGNSSWNTGGWTSDYILTCFAVAAVGLLIFLTTELTVEHPLIELGLFKNFNFAVSNVVVFMFGLGMFGSTFLLPIFLQNSLGYTPLQAGLVFLPVGFLQGLVSPLAGFFSDRYNPKIPLILGLLLMAYTFYQFGFLSYLSEKGDIMLPLYLRGIAMGILFTPLTTISISEIPNRKMAQASGLLNVIRQLGGSFGVAVFGTILTRRTIFHSTTYGEQINTSSDSLQQTMMRLQHFAVTKTGGTASAAAIKAKAQIASFVANQSFISAVDDVFLIAAVIVLISVVPVFFLRTHKSRRAQRGQAWGTK; this comes from the coding sequence ATGAGAATTGCAGCCTGGTCACAGTTTCGTAAGAGACTCCTCGAAGAATACCCTTACCTCAGGCCGGACAATCCGACTTACCGTTGGCTGGTCCTGGCGGGAGTCATGATCGCCACATTCATGGCGGTCTTGGATGCCACAATAGTCAACGTCGCACTCTCCAACTTGATGTCCACCTTCGGCGTCTCCGTGGACAAGGTGGAGTGGGTCCTGACGGCGTACCTGCTGGTATTCGGCGTCATGCTGCCCTCTTCAGGTTGGCTTGCAGATCACCTCGGCTACAAGTTGGTTCTCATTCTGGGATTGTCTCTCTTTACACTGGGATCGTTCCTCTGCAGCATCGCCTGGAGTCTGAACGCCCTCATAGCGTTCCGAGTCGTGCAGGGGGCCGGAGCGGGCGTGTTGATGCCTGTCGGGATGGCGATCGTGACCCGGGAATTCCCTCCCGAAAAGAGGGGAATCGCCCTGGGGTTCTGGTCCATAGCGGCATCGGCTTCCGTTTCACTCGGGCCGACTGTCGGCGGATACCTGATCGATCATTTCTCCTGGCACACCATATTCGACGTGAATATCCCCATCGGAATTTTTGGCCTGATCGCCCTTCTCGTGATTCTGCGCGAGTTCAAATCCGAGACTTCGCGGTCGTTCGATCTCGTGGGCTTCATTTCTCTCTCGACTTTTCTCACCGCGCTGCTTCTCGCTCTGGCCAACGGGAATTCCTCTTGGAACACTGGGGGGTGGACCTCCGACTACATTCTCACTTGCTTTGCGGTCGCCGCCGTCGGCCTCCTGATATTCTTGACCACGGAATTGACCGTGGAGCACCCGCTGATCGAACTGGGTCTGTTCAAGAATTTCAATTTTGCCGTCAGCAACGTGGTCGTATTCATGTTTGGGTTGGGAATGTTCGGGAGCACTTTCCTCTTACCGATATTTCTGCAGAATTCGCTCGGGTACACCCCTTTACAGGCGGGACTCGTGTTCTTGCCGGTCGGATTCCTGCAGGGACTGGTGTCGCCACTCGCCGGTTTTTTCTCCGACCGGTATAACCCCAAGATTCCCCTCATCCTGGGTCTTCTTCTCATGGCCTACACGTTTTATCAATTCGGCTTTCTTTCCTACCTCTCGGAAAAGGGAGACATCATGCTCCCGCTTTACTTGAGAGGAATCGCCATGGGCATACTGTTCACTCCCCTGACGACCATTTCCATCTCCGAGATCCCGAATCGCAAGATGGCGCAGGCCTCCGGGTTGCTCAATGTGATTCGCCAACTGGGAGGAAGTTTCGGAGTCGCAGTATTCGGGACCATTCTGACGCGAAGGACGATTTTCCATTCCACCACGTACGGAGAACAAATAAACACGTCTTCCGACAGTCTTCAACAGACGATGATGAGGCTCCAACACTTTGCCGTGACCAAGACTGGTGGGACGGCGAGCGCGGCCGCGATCAAGGCCAAGGCGCAAATCGCGTCATTTGTCGCCAACCAGTCTTTCATCAGCGCCGTGGATGACGTCTTTCTTATTGCCGCAGTCATCGTCTTGATCAGTGTTGTGCCCGTCTTCTTCCTGAGGACGCACAAGTCCAGAAGGGCACAGAGAGGGCAAGCATGGGGTACAAAATGA
- a CDS encoding HlyD family secretion protein, which translates to MAMTENQKHTESNSEPERDSAQRVGFAHQDGPAQRAFVRKKRFVIPLLILILASVAVALYWRLYLSGYASTNNAYIDGDPVTVSSKILGRVTQLTVNEGDAVEEGQLLVQLGDTDLKAQETQSKAGLELTLQSVSVAKIGLDRARSDFERASMQNRDGIITSEQYDHARQALEMAEAQYKVALSQVNNSRAQLGIVETQLKNTSIVAPASGLVARKWVMPGDIAQPGQPIFTIYDLNNIWITANFEETKLASIHLNDPVRISVDAYPDRELTGRVLLIGAAAASEFSLIPPNNASGNFTKVTQRVPVKISIESPNHGKNPNRISLLPGMSVEVKIRVIPK; encoded by the coding sequence ATGGCCATGACTGAGAATCAGAAGCACACAGAGAGCAATTCCGAGCCGGAACGTGATTCGGCGCAGCGAGTTGGTTTCGCGCATCAGGACGGCCCGGCGCAGAGGGCCTTCGTAAGAAAGAAACGCTTTGTCATCCCGCTGCTCATTCTGATTCTCGCTTCCGTAGCCGTCGCGTTGTACTGGCGTCTATACTTGAGCGGCTACGCTTCGACCAACAACGCCTACATAGACGGAGACCCGGTCACGGTAAGCTCGAAAATCCTGGGTCGCGTCACTCAGCTGACGGTAAACGAAGGGGACGCTGTCGAAGAAGGTCAATTGCTGGTCCAGCTCGGCGACACCGACCTCAAAGCCCAGGAGACTCAATCAAAGGCCGGCCTCGAATTAACCCTGCAAAGCGTCTCCGTTGCCAAGATAGGTCTCGACCGCGCGAGGAGCGATTTTGAGCGGGCTTCAATGCAGAATAGAGACGGCATAATCACGAGTGAGCAATACGATCACGCACGGCAGGCACTGGAGATGGCCGAAGCCCAGTACAAGGTTGCACTGAGTCAGGTCAACAACTCGAGAGCACAGTTGGGGATAGTCGAGACGCAACTGAAGAATACGAGTATCGTGGCACCCGCATCGGGCCTCGTGGCCAGGAAATGGGTGATGCCGGGTGATATCGCGCAGCCGGGCCAACCGATTTTCACCATATATGACTTGAACAACATCTGGATCACGGCCAATTTTGAGGAGACCAAGCTTGCATCGATCCATCTCAATGACCCGGTCCGGATATCCGTGGATGCGTATCCCGACCGAGAGCTTACGGGCAGAGTTCTTCTGATCGGAGCGGCCGCCGCCTCAGAATTCTCGCTGATTCCTCCTAACAACGCGTCCGGGAATTTTACGAAGGTCACGCAGCGAGTACCCGTGAAGATATCGATAGAAAGTCCGAACCACGGAAAGAATCCGAACCGGATTTCCCTTTTGCCCGGGATGTCGGTGGAAGTCAAGATCCGCGTCATTCCAAAATGA
- a CDS encoding glutaminyl-peptide cyclotransferase: MRRRATAFIFAFLLTPYALSTSCSHSCTPVISSSPDDTSFSDTTVTIYTYKVVNVYLHDRNALTEGLVFEDGFLYEGTGGYGGSSIRKVELETGEVLQKHVLPSTYFGEGIAIHGDRIIELTYKSCVGFIYDKVSFDSLGTFQYPTQGWGITYDGARLIMSDGTSMLRFWDPITLEQVDSIEVHDDTLAVTQLNELECVEGKIYANVWKSERVAIISPATGRVEGWIELGGLLTDDDKIYPVDVLNGIAYDKDKKRLFVTGKLWPKLFEIEIEPKAGASP, encoded by the coding sequence GTGCGCCGCCGAGCAACAGCATTCATTTTCGCGTTTCTCCTCACTCCATACGCGCTTTCCACCTCCTGCTCGCATTCTTGCACGCCCGTAATCTCGTCGAGCCCAGACGACACCAGCTTTTCGGACACCACGGTGACCATTTACACCTACAAGGTCGTTAACGTGTATCTTCACGATAGAAATGCGCTCACCGAGGGGCTCGTTTTCGAAGACGGTTTCCTGTATGAGGGAACGGGCGGTTACGGAGGCTCGTCGATAAGAAAGGTGGAGCTCGAGACCGGCGAAGTACTCCAGAAGCACGTGTTACCTTCCACGTATTTTGGCGAAGGGATCGCGATTCACGGAGACAGGATTATTGAACTGACATATAAGTCGTGCGTAGGCTTTATCTACGACAAGGTAAGCTTCGATTCGCTTGGCACGTTTCAGTACCCGACCCAGGGTTGGGGCATTACGTACGACGGGGCTCGTCTAATCATGAGCGATGGAACGTCGATGCTGCGCTTCTGGGACCCAATCACTCTCGAACAGGTCGATTCCATCGAAGTCCACGACGACACCCTTGCCGTGACCCAATTGAACGAGCTTGAATGTGTGGAGGGCAAGATATACGCGAACGTCTGGAAATCGGAACGGGTCGCGATCATCTCTCCAGCGACGGGTCGAGTGGAAGGCTGGATAGAGCTGGGAGGACTGTTGACTGACGACGACAAGATTTACCCGGTCGACGTTCTGAACGGCATCGCTTACGACAAGGACAAGAAAAGGCTCTTTGTCACGGGCAAGCTTTGGCCCAAGCTCTTCGAAATCGAGATTGAGCCCAAGGCCGGAGCGTCTCCGTGA
- a CDS encoding substrate-binding domain-containing protein: MRPGLLSRTKKSSVAPVRIGSLAALSVVLVFLFAFPLTAVVGCAKKGRQQASTPTTGSLAIFVSPAIESVIQSGADQFNRLYQEANINVYPLNSRAIIDSLIYRRTDAAYFDRPLSEAESLAVINTRRHIYSFVLGSTVATWIVNPQNSASVIDSLQAIQILTGRVTSWKALGGPDRKINIYLPPLGDGAWNVLESFFGPSLSEVNAYYWPSDSLVLERVAEDPDALGFVGRPIYDPKVKKLRWHDPLLADPVAANIGTLQEGKYPFRIRLYYYTIADRTDLASGFLSFLASNAGQRVIADQGFLPEMVPARVVTLPPAGDHK; encoded by the coding sequence ATGCGGCCTGGCCTTTTATCCCGGACCAAGAAATCGTCCGTCGCACCGGTCCGAATCGGATCGCTCGCAGCGTTGAGTGTCGTTCTGGTCTTCCTTTTCGCGTTTCCACTGACCGCCGTGGTCGGCTGTGCGAAAAAGGGAAGACAGCAGGCGTCGACGCCTACCACCGGTTCCCTGGCAATCTTTGTGAGCCCCGCCATTGAGTCTGTCATTCAGTCGGGAGCAGACCAGTTCAATCGCCTCTATCAAGAGGCCAACATAAATGTATATCCCTTGAATTCGCGTGCGATTATCGATTCTTTGATCTACCGGCGGACAGACGCCGCCTACTTCGATCGCCCCCTTTCGGAGGCCGAATCGCTGGCCGTAATCAACACGCGTAGGCACATCTATTCCTTCGTGTTGGGCAGCACCGTTGCAACGTGGATAGTCAATCCACAGAATTCCGCGAGCGTTATCGATTCTCTGCAGGCCATCCAGATTCTGACCGGCCGCGTGACGTCGTGGAAGGCGTTGGGTGGTCCCGACAGGAAGATCAACATTTATCTTCCGCCGCTGGGGGACGGAGCCTGGAACGTGCTGGAGAGTTTCTTCGGCCCTTCCTTGAGCGAGGTCAACGCGTACTACTGGCCGTCTGACAGTCTGGTTCTCGAGCGCGTGGCAGAAGATCCGGATGCTCTGGGTTTTGTCGGCAGGCCGATTTACGACCCCAAGGTGAAGAAACTCCGTTGGCACGATCCACTCCTGGCAGATCCGGTGGCGGCGAACATTGGTACATTACAGGAAGGCAAATATCCCTTTAGAATACGCCTCTATTATTATACAATTGCAGATAGGACGGATTTGGCGTCCGGATTTCTTTCCTTCTTGGCTTCAAATGCCGGTCAGCGCGTCATCGCAGACCAGGGCTTCCTGCCGGAGATGGTTCCTGCCCGTGTCGTTACGCTTCCGCCCGCTGGAGATCACAAATAG
- a CDS encoding tetratricopeptide repeat protein: MKTILTHMIALALCLTASVPLWAAGNPEPSGGWRALGEKRYADALKEADNVLSKKPKDTGAHWLAAEVTLAQKDTAASITHWRGVLESDPIHPQAMMRLVELLFARADTVGVQKILDTARQKKPGLAQQTKRDQAASSYSRLASSARSTEQQTKPDVAAFAYCQGLLFQARGQQADAMVEFSRAIENDPGQPRFYVAFARLYEEKRVLPLARENFLTALALDSTDASVHYGLASVLMDMKQYSEALAQFKKARDIDPEFPNVSYQIGKLYFYAEKYEQALQELQVALQTAKEDNFFLFSIYGQTLRALRKAEEAQVYLEKAYGLKPTELSTARSLAANSFDLRKYDRAVEVLKVITEPPKAEPTDYALLGESYYNMAVRGVDAQALYDSAAVYLKKGYELVPANNRLAYLLGMTYFNSDRYDSAIVYFDKKIQADSTSSAAYFYMGYCYLKKEMYRDAVANLRRANELDPTRASVHTMLAQTLIFADSTKAAKLEFQAAVELDPAQGDAYGGLGFLFLKEENWSSAAANLKRATELQPTNANYWLAYGQASYYMEDYGTAERAFRSALQYDPNNKDARTGLETIGKVRARKKQLQ, encoded by the coding sequence ATGAAAACAATTCTTACCCACATGATAGCTCTGGCGCTTTGTCTGACCGCTTCCGTTCCGCTCTGGGCGGCAGGAAATCCTGAACCGTCGGGAGGCTGGAGAGCCCTCGGGGAGAAGCGATACGCTGACGCTTTGAAAGAGGCGGACAACGTCTTGAGCAAGAAACCCAAAGACACAGGAGCGCACTGGTTGGCCGCAGAGGTCACCCTGGCTCAGAAGGACACCGCGGCCTCGATCACGCATTGGCGTGGGGTGCTGGAATCTGATCCGATCCATCCTCAAGCCATGATGCGCCTCGTTGAGCTGCTCTTCGCAAGGGCGGACACCGTAGGCGTGCAGAAGATCTTGGACACTGCCCGGCAGAAGAAGCCCGGTCTGGCCCAGCAGACAAAACGTGATCAGGCTGCGTCCTCTTACTCGAGACTGGCCTCTTCGGCTCGCTCAACAGAACAGCAGACAAAACCCGACGTGGCGGCATTTGCTTACTGTCAGGGGCTTCTGTTTCAGGCGCGCGGACAACAGGCCGATGCAATGGTGGAATTCTCGCGGGCGATAGAGAACGATCCTGGGCAGCCTCGTTTCTACGTTGCCTTTGCTCGATTGTATGAGGAAAAGAGAGTACTTCCTCTGGCCAGGGAGAATTTTCTGACTGCCCTGGCTCTCGATTCCACCGACGCGTCGGTGCATTATGGACTGGCGAGCGTCCTGATGGACATGAAGCAATACAGCGAAGCGCTGGCGCAGTTTAAGAAGGCGCGTGATATAGATCCAGAATTCCCGAACGTGAGCTACCAGATCGGCAAACTGTATTTCTACGCCGAGAAATATGAGCAGGCCCTGCAGGAACTACAGGTGGCATTGCAGACGGCCAAAGAAGACAATTTCTTCCTTTTCAGCATATACGGTCAGACACTGCGCGCCCTCAGGAAGGCGGAGGAAGCGCAAGTATACCTTGAGAAGGCCTACGGCCTGAAACCGACCGAGCTCTCTACCGCGCGGTCGCTGGCGGCCAACAGTTTTGATCTGAGAAAATATGATCGCGCCGTGGAAGTACTGAAGGTCATTACGGAGCCGCCGAAGGCAGAACCGACGGACTACGCCCTGCTGGGAGAATCATACTACAACATGGCGGTGAGGGGCGTGGACGCTCAGGCGCTTTACGATTCCGCGGCCGTCTATCTGAAAAAAGGATACGAGCTGGTACCGGCAAACAACCGTCTGGCTTACCTTCTAGGAATGACTTATTTTAACTCGGATCGGTACGACTCGGCGATTGTTTACTTCGACAAGAAGATTCAGGCGGACTCCACGTCCTCGGCGGCATACTTCTACATGGGATACTGCTACTTGAAAAAGGAAATGTACCGGGACGCAGTCGCCAACCTGCGGCGAGCCAACGAATTGGATCCCACCAGGGCGTCCGTTCACACGATGCTGGCGCAGACTCTGATTTTTGCGGATTCGACCAAGGCAGCCAAGCTGGAATTCCAGGCCGCCGTTGAATTGGATCCTGCGCAGGGTGACGCCTACGGCGGGCTCGGCTTCCTCTTTCTTAAAGAGGAGAATTGGTCCAGTGCCGCGGCCAATCTGAAACGTGCCACTGAGTTGCAGCCCACCAACGCCAATTACTGGCTGGCGTACGGACAGGCTTCTTACTATATGGAGGATTACGGCACGGCGGAACGAGCTTTTCGTAGCGCCCTGCAGTACGATCCCAACAACAAGGATGCGCGCACAGGACTGGAGACGATCGGAAAAGTTAGAGCAAGAAAAAAGCAATTGCAGTGA
- a CDS encoding MotA/TolQ/ExbB proton channel family protein: protein MKLKESLFTVFLLVITLVVAVVVYKFFLPDFIRKGGPLVVLLIAITLMLITYIVERILTLKKARGSAPIPDFYRSFIMAVNEGKFEDAATICDKQRGSAAAVLKAGVEAYLRGVKMKLTGDKRLAETQRSIEEARLLEIPFLERNLFALSTIASIATMIGLLGTVIGMIRCFAAMAHQGSPDAIQLAVGISEALINTAGGLFAAILGIVAYNIFVNLVDSFNYSVDEGAFMFMEILKEKEAQ, encoded by the coding sequence ATGAAACTTAAGGAGTCGTTGTTCACCGTTTTCTTGCTTGTGATCACCCTCGTAGTAGCGGTGGTCGTCTACAAGTTCTTCCTGCCGGACTTCATCAGAAAGGGTGGTCCCCTGGTAGTTCTCTTGATAGCCATCACTCTCATGCTAATCACTTACATCGTCGAGCGTATTTTGACTCTGAAGAAAGCGCGCGGCAGCGCTCCGATCCCCGATTTCTACCGCAGCTTTATCATGGCGGTCAACGAAGGCAAGTTTGAGGATGCCGCGACGATTTGCGACAAGCAACGCGGTTCGGCCGCGGCCGTTCTGAAGGCGGGCGTGGAGGCCTATCTACGCGGTGTCAAGATGAAGCTCACCGGCGACAAGAGATTGGCTGAGACGCAGCGCTCTATTGAGGAAGCGCGTCTCCTTGAGATCCCCTTCCTCGAGAGAAACCTCTTCGCTCTATCCACGATCGCTTCGATTGCGACCATGATCGGGTTGCTGGGAACGGTGATCGGCATGATCCGTTGCTTCGCTGCCATGGCTCATCAGGGATCGCCTGACGCCATTCAGCTCGCCGTGGGTATTTCCGAAGCCCTGATCAATACGGCCGGCGGGCTCTTTGCGGCGATTTTGGGCATCGTTGCCTACAACATCTTCGTCAACCTGGTGGACAGCTTCAACTATTCCGTTGACGAAGGCGCCTTCATGTTTATGGAAATTCTCAAGGAGAAGGAGGCACAGTAA
- a CDS encoding biopolymer transporter ExbD, producing the protein MARPTKKRLGVKIDMTPMVDVAFLLLIFFMSTTQFKPPENVQINLPGSHSNLKLPESDILIVSVSKDNKINMSLGAPRLDQQIGFMKPNEEGALRSVDFQPDQLGDKIMQARLENLRIRLILKADKDAEYGYVEDVMGILQKLNMNRFNIVTELEKD; encoded by the coding sequence GTGGCACGCCCGACAAAAAAACGTCTGGGCGTCAAGATCGACATGACGCCCATGGTGGACGTGGCCTTTCTTCTGCTGATCTTCTTCATGTCCACCACACAATTCAAGCCGCCCGAGAATGTGCAGATAAATCTACCCGGCTCGCATTCGAACTTGAAGCTTCCCGAGTCGGATATTCTGATCGTTTCTGTATCCAAGGACAACAAGATCAACATGAGCTTGGGGGCTCCGAGATTGGATCAGCAGATAGGATTCATGAAACCAAACGAGGAAGGCGCGTTGCGATCCGTGGATTTCCAGCCGGATCAACTCGGCGACAAGATCATGCAGGCGCGTCTCGAAAATCTGAGAATCCGGCTGATACTCAAGGCTGACAAAGACGCTGAATACGGCTACGTTGAGGACGTCATGGGGATTCTGCAAAAGCTCAACATGAACCGCTTCAACATAGTCACAGAACTAGAGAAGGATTAA
- a CDS encoding biopolymer transporter ExbD: MGAVDTPSGSSRGGGGKKKKGRVAIRIDMTPMVDVAFLLLIFFMVTTVFRLPQAMEINLPPEAAGEAEVNERNLLYLRVAPPDSLWFNVGFDKPQTTSWDELRGILDERKAASGDKLTIVAKISRKAKYATMVNLLDEFNVAKTTRFSILRFDASDDSLLGLKGQGL; encoded by the coding sequence ATGGGCGCTGTAGATACCCCTTCAGGATCGTCGCGAGGTGGAGGTGGCAAGAAGAAGAAAGGGCGAGTTGCCATTCGCATCGACATGACGCCTATGGTGGACGTGGCATTCCTGCTGCTCATATTCTTCATGGTGACGACGGTTTTCCGTCTGCCTCAGGCAATGGAGATCAACCTGCCGCCGGAGGCGGCCGGTGAAGCCGAAGTGAACGAAAGGAATCTGCTCTACTTGCGCGTGGCTCCACCGGATTCGTTGTGGTTCAATGTGGGCTTTGACAAACCCCAGACGACGTCTTGGGACGAGCTTCGCGGCATTTTGGATGAACGGAAAGCCGCGAGCGGCGACAAGTTGACCATCGTCGCAAAGATCAGCAGAAAGGCCAAGTACGCCACCATGGTGAATCTGCTGGACGAATTCAACGTGGCCAAGACGACTCGATTCTCGATACTGAGATTCGACGCGTCGGATGACTCCTTGCTGGGACTCAAGGGTCAAGGTCTCTAG
- a CDS encoding TonB family protein, which yields MPNEGHIGGFAIRRFIQKFMLIGLAISVGVHVVAVSSYYITLYIENRKVPPPSHVIYLDPSNLGQPPTLSGEELAPSLRIAQPKLAAAAIPKPVAAEVAPEEPQIQSQEELSKMLNARVDSLARLGAGENIQIRGEIPNENEIPGSDVFIAFEQPPQLVKRVQPVYPEMARQAAVGGKVIVQFYVDKKGDVKQAKIIKADPKGLGFEEAATEAVMKWKFTPALQRETPVGVWVAQTISFTVE from the coding sequence ATGCCAAACGAGGGCCACATAGGCGGCTTCGCCATAAGGCGTTTCATCCAGAAATTCATGCTGATAGGCCTGGCGATTTCCGTGGGTGTTCATGTTGTTGCCGTCAGTAGTTATTACATCACCCTCTATATAGAAAACCGGAAAGTCCCCCCGCCGTCGCACGTGATTTATCTTGATCCGTCGAACCTGGGTCAACCACCAACGTTGAGCGGAGAGGAACTCGCTCCGTCGCTGAGAATCGCACAGCCCAAGTTGGCTGCGGCTGCGATTCCCAAACCCGTGGCAGCGGAGGTCGCGCCCGAGGAGCCGCAGATTCAGTCACAGGAAGAGCTCTCGAAGATGCTGAACGCGCGCGTGGATTCGCTGGCGAGACTTGGAGCGGGGGAGAACATTCAAATCAGGGGCGAAATCCCCAACGAGAACGAGATCCCCGGTTCTGACGTCTTCATTGCCTTCGAGCAACCGCCGCAACTTGTGAAGCGAGTGCAGCCTGTTTATCCGGAAATGGCCCGGCAAGCTGCCGTTGGCGGGAAAGTCATAGTTCAATTCTACGTTGACAAGAAAGGCGACGTGAAACAGGCCAAGATAATCAAGGCCGATCCCAAGGGACTGGGTTTTGAAGAGGCGGCAACTGAGGCCGTCATGAAGTGGAAGTTCACACCCGCGTTGCAGCGAGAAACCCCCGTCGGGGTCTGGGTGGCGCAGACGATTTCATTCACGGTCGAATAG